The following are encoded together in the Methylorubrum sp. B1-46 genome:
- a CDS encoding DUF485 domain-containing protein: MSTIKTVAPSTTSDARTLHGAEAPHMPEPDHRLDRIAEHPIFKTLVHERTRFGWILTGLMLVVYFGFIGLIAFDKALLATKVGGTASLGFYMGMFVIVFAFVLTGIYVARANTRYDRLSADLIRSLAK, translated from the coding sequence ATGAGCACCATCAAGACCGTGGCGCCATCCACGACATCGGACGCGCGCACGCTTCACGGGGCGGAAGCCCCCCACATGCCCGAGCCCGATCATCGGCTCGATCGCATCGCCGAACATCCGATCTTCAAGACGCTGGTTCACGAGCGCACGCGCTTCGGCTGGATTCTGACCGGCCTGATGCTGGTGGTCTATTTCGGTTTCATCGGCCTCATCGCCTTCGACAAGGCGCTGCTCGCCACCAAGGTCGGCGGCACCGCCTCGCTCGGCTTCTACATGGGCATGTTCGTCATCGTCTTCGCCTTCGTGCTGACCGGCATCTACGTCGCCCGCGCCAACACCCGCTACGACCGGCTCTCGGCCGACCTCATCCGGAGCCTCGCCAAGTGA
- a CDS encoding cation acetate symporter: MIRLVLLGASLALGTVSALAAGPDMGAVQKQATNWPAIFMFLFFVLFTLGITYRAAKGSKSASDFYAAGGGISARTNSLAIAGDYMSAASFLGISGLVYSSGFDGLIYSTGFLVGWPIVLFLIAERLRNLGKFTFADVASFRLDQTSIRIISATGTLVVVAFYLIAQMVGAGKLIQLLFGLDYLYAVVIVGALMIIYVAFGGMKATTWVQVIKACLLLGGATFMAGAVLYLYDFSPEKLFATAVQTHPKGDAIMAPGGLVSNPIDSISLGVGLMFGTAGLPHILMRFFTVSDAQAARKSVFYATGLIGYFYILTFIIGFGGIALLMSDPSYFKLGADGTTYDKLKDMVGGTNMVAVNLANAVGGPYFLGFISAVAFATILAVVAGLTLAGASAISHDLYAQVFARGRTTEKAEVNLSKLSAVGIGIVAIYLGYVFENQNVAFMVGLAFSVAASCNFPVLTMSILWRGTTTWGALAGGLVGLVAAVVMVVLSDAVWVKTFGHPAALFPYANPALFSMPLAFLTIWGVSKIDRTRRADRERAAFDAQFVRSETGIGASGAHAH, encoded by the coding sequence GTGATCCGTCTCGTCCTTCTCGGCGCGAGCCTCGCGCTCGGCACGGTTTCGGCGCTCGCGGCCGGACCCGATATGGGGGCCGTGCAGAAGCAGGCCACCAACTGGCCCGCCATCTTCATGTTCCTGTTCTTCGTGCTGTTTACCCTCGGCATCACCTACCGGGCGGCGAAGGGCTCGAAGTCGGCCTCCGACTTCTACGCCGCCGGTGGCGGCATCTCGGCGCGCACGAACTCCCTGGCGATTGCCGGCGACTACATGTCGGCGGCCTCCTTCCTCGGCATCTCGGGGCTCGTCTATTCCTCAGGCTTCGACGGCTTGATCTACTCGACGGGCTTCCTCGTCGGCTGGCCGATCGTGCTGTTCCTGATCGCCGAGCGGCTGCGCAACCTCGGCAAGTTCACCTTCGCCGACGTCGCGAGCTTCCGCCTCGATCAGACCTCGATCCGCATCATCTCCGCGACCGGCACCCTCGTCGTGGTGGCCTTCTACCTGATTGCGCAGATGGTCGGCGCGGGGAAGCTGATCCAGCTCCTGTTCGGCCTCGACTACCTCTACGCCGTCGTGATCGTCGGGGCGCTGATGATCATCTACGTCGCCTTCGGCGGCATGAAGGCGACGACTTGGGTGCAGGTCATCAAGGCCTGTCTGCTGCTCGGCGGCGCGACCTTCATGGCCGGGGCCGTCCTCTACCTCTACGATTTTAGCCCAGAGAAACTGTTCGCGACCGCGGTGCAGACGCATCCCAAGGGCGATGCCATCATGGCGCCTGGCGGGCTCGTCTCGAACCCGATCGACTCGATCTCGCTCGGCGTCGGCCTGATGTTCGGCACCGCCGGCTTGCCGCACATCCTGATGCGCTTCTTCACGGTGTCGGACGCCCAGGCCGCCCGCAAGTCGGTCTTCTACGCCACCGGCCTGATCGGCTACTTCTATATCCTCACCTTCATCATCGGCTTCGGCGGCATCGCCCTGCTGATGTCCGATCCGAGCTACTTCAAGCTCGGCGCGGACGGCACGACCTACGACAAGCTCAAGGACATGGTCGGCGGCACCAACATGGTCGCCGTGAACCTCGCCAACGCCGTCGGCGGGCCGTACTTCCTCGGGTTCATCTCGGCGGTGGCCTTCGCGACCATCCTCGCGGTGGTGGCAGGCCTGACGCTCGCCGGCGCCTCGGCGATCAGCCACGATCTCTACGCGCAGGTCTTTGCCCGCGGTCGCACCACCGAGAAGGCGGAGGTGAACCTCTCCAAGCTCTCCGCCGTCGGCATCGGCATCGTGGCGATCTATCTCGGCTACGTCTTCGAGAACCAGAACGTCGCCTTCATGGTCGGGCTCGCCTTCTCGGTGGCGGCGAGCTGCAACTTCCCGGTCCTGACCATGTCGATCCTCTGGCGCGGCACCACGACCTGGGGTGCGTTGGCCGGCGGCCTCGTCGGCCTCGTGGCGGCCGTCGTCATGGTGGTGCTGTCCGACGCGGTCTGGGTGAAGACCTTCGGACATCCCGCGGCGCTGTTCCCGTACGCGAACCCGGCCCTGTTCTCGATGCCGCTGGCGTTCCTGACGATCTGGGGCGTCTCGAAGATCGACCGGACCCGCCGGGCCGACCGCGAGCGCGCCGCCTTCGATGCTCAGTTCGTCCGCTCGGAGACCGGCATCGGAGCCTCGGGCGCCCACGCGCACTGA
- a CDS encoding MFS transporter, translating into MAGATAVARSADAVRPMTAGEKKVIMASSLGTVFEWYDFYLYGSLAAIIGAQFFSAYPEATRNIFALLAFAAGFLVRPFGALVFGRLGDMVGRKYTFLVTILIMGISTFAVGLLPSYSTLAAYNVGWIAPVTLLALRMLQGLALGGEYGGAAVYVAEHAPMGRRGFYTAFIQTTATLGLLLSLIIILSTQGYVNSAYPATTVTNADGTTTTLTAFQVWGWRIPFLVSVVLLGISVWIRLQMQESPAFKKMKEEGTHSKAPLSEAFGQWKNAKWALLALLGLTAGQAVVWYTGQFYALFFLQSILKVDQFTANIMIAWSLILATGGFLFFGGLSDRIGRKPIILGGCLIAALTYFPLFNMLTAQANPALHAAQANVPVVVKTNKDDCSFQFNPVGTAKFTKECDVAKALLARSAVNYTTENQPAGTPTVVSINGKDFPVADPNFAKAVPAALTEAGYPSAASNPTVIKASNPIDIFTGQKLAVVGILTILVLYVTMVYGPIAAALVELFPTRIRYTSMSLPYHIGNGWFGGLLPATAFAMVAQTGDIYFGLWYPIVIALFTFVIGLIFIPETKDRDILA; encoded by the coding sequence ATGGCTGGGGCAACCGCAGTAGCGCGGTCCGCGGACGCAGTCAGGCCGATGACTGCGGGCGAGAAGAAGGTCATCATGGCCTCCTCGCTCGGGACCGTTTTCGAGTGGTACGATTTCTATCTCTACGGCTCGCTCGCCGCGATCATCGGCGCGCAATTCTTCTCCGCCTATCCAGAGGCGACGCGCAACATCTTCGCGTTGCTGGCCTTCGCCGCGGGCTTCCTCGTGCGGCCGTTCGGCGCCCTGGTGTTCGGCCGGCTCGGTGACATGGTCGGCCGCAAGTACACCTTCCTCGTCACGATCCTGATCATGGGCATCTCGACCTTCGCGGTCGGCCTACTGCCCTCCTACTCGACGCTCGCGGCCTACAATGTCGGCTGGATCGCGCCGGTGACGCTGCTGGCTTTGCGCATGCTCCAGGGCCTCGCCCTCGGTGGCGAGTACGGCGGCGCCGCCGTCTACGTGGCCGAGCACGCTCCGATGGGACGGCGCGGATTCTACACCGCCTTCATCCAGACGACGGCAACACTCGGCCTGCTGCTCTCGCTGATCATCATCCTGTCGACACAGGGCTACGTGAACAGCGCCTATCCGGCCACCACCGTAACCAACGCGGACGGCACCACGACTACGCTCACCGCCTTCCAGGTCTGGGGCTGGCGCATTCCGTTCCTCGTCTCGGTCGTGCTGCTCGGCATCTCGGTCTGGATCCGCCTGCAGATGCAGGAAAGCCCGGCCTTCAAGAAGATGAAGGAAGAGGGCACCCACTCCAAGGCGCCGCTGTCGGAAGCCTTCGGCCAATGGAAAAACGCGAAGTGGGCGCTGCTGGCGCTGCTCGGCCTCACCGCCGGCCAGGCCGTGGTCTGGTACACCGGCCAGTTCTACGCGCTGTTCTTCCTGCAGAGCATTCTGAAGGTCGATCAGTTCACGGCCAACATCATGATCGCGTGGTCGCTGATCCTGGCCACTGGCGGCTTTCTGTTCTTCGGCGGCCTCTCGGACCGGATCGGCCGCAAGCCGATCATCCTCGGCGGCTGCCTCATCGCGGCACTCACCTACTTCCCGCTGTTCAACATGCTGACCGCCCAGGCCAATCCGGCCCTGCACGCGGCCCAGGCGAACGTGCCGGTGGTGGTGAAGACGAACAAGGACGACTGCTCGTTCCAGTTCAATCCGGTCGGCACCGCCAAGTTCACCAAGGAGTGCGACGTCGCCAAGGCGCTGCTCGCCCGCTCCGCCGTGAACTACACCACCGAGAACCAGCCGGCCGGCACGCCGACCGTGGTCAGCATCAACGGCAAGGACTTCCCCGTCGCGGATCCGAACTTCGCCAAGGCAGTGCCGGCGGCGCTGACGGAGGCCGGCTACCCGTCCGCGGCGTCCAATCCAACGGTGATCAAGGCCTCGAACCCGATCGACATCTTCACGGGCCAGAAGCTCGCGGTCGTCGGCATCCTGACGATCCTCGTGCTCTATGTGACGATGGTCTACGGCCCGATTGCCGCCGCGCTGGTGGAGCTGTTCCCGACCCGGATCCGCTACACATCGATGTCGCTGCCCTACCACATCGGCAATGGCTGGTTCGGCGGTCTCCTGCCCGCCACCGCCTTCGCCATGGTGGCCCAGACCGGCGACATCTATTTCGGCCTCTGGTACCCGATCGTGATCGCGCTCTTCACCTTCGTGATCGGCCTGATCTTCATCCCCGAGACCAAGGATCGCGACATCCTGGCCTGA